The following coding sequences are from one Diadema setosum chromosome 9, eeDiaSeto1, whole genome shotgun sequence window:
- the LOC140232520 gene encoding cytochrome c1, heme protein, mitochondrial-like — MAAALRKTASLLRVKSGLLSPKAPLSGFSHMSRTKRVALATLGTLAAGSAGLVTALHMSVNAEEIDLHPPHLHWPHNGIFSTFDHASLRRGYQVYKEVCSACHSMQYLAFRNLVGVTHTEAEAKAIAEEYQIVDGPDEEGEMFERPGKLSDYFPKPYANDEAARAANAGALPPDMSYVCLARHGNEDYIFALLTGYCDPPAGVDIREGLYFNPYFPGQAIGMAPPIYNEIIEYEDGTPATMGQIAKDVSTFLRWASEPEHDQRKRMGLKALLILSLLLGVSYYTKRHKWSVLKSRKLAYRPPTA; from the exons ATGGCTGCGGCTCTCAGGAAAACAGCGAGTCTCTTGCGGGTAAAATCGGGGCTTCTTAGTCCCAAg GCCCCGCTGAGTGGATTTTCACATATGTCAAGGACTAAAAGAGTG GCTCTTGCAACACTTGGCACACTAGCAGCAGGCAGTGCGGGTCTTGTGACCGCTCTTCACATGTCAGTCAATGCTGAGGAGATTGATCTACATCCACCTCATTTACACTGGCCCCACAATGGTATCTTCAGCACCTTTGACCATGCAAG TTTGAGACGAGGCTACCAGGTGTACAAGGAAGTGTGCTCAGCTTGCCACAGCATGCAATATCTGGCTTTCCGCAACCTTGTTGGTGTCACCCACACAGAGGCAGAGGCCAAGGCAATAGCTGAAGAG TACCAAATTGTGGATGGACCTGATGAAGAAGGAGAGATGTTTGAGAGACCAGGAAAGCTCTCCGACTACTTCCCCAAACCATACGCCAATGACGAGGCTGCCCGTGCCGCAAATGCTG GTGCACTTCCGCCTGACATGAGCTACGTTTGCCTCGCTCGCCATGGCAATGAAGACTACATCTTTGCTCTCTTGACTGGCTACTGTGATCCACCTGCCGGTGTAGATATCAGGGAGGGGCTCTACTTCAATCCCTACTTCCCTGGCCAGGCCATCGGCATGGCCCCACCCATTTACAATGAAATCATTGAATATGAGGACG GCACACCAGCAACAATGGGACAGATTGCTAAGGATGTGAGTACCTTCCTTCGCTGGGCCTCTGAACCAGAACATGACCAGCGCAAGAGAATGGGACTGAAG GCTCTCCTGATCCTCAGCTTGCTACTTGGCGTCTCCTACTACACCAAGAGACACAAGTGGTCCGTTCTCAAGTCAAGGAAGCTTGCATATCGCCCGCCGACAGCGTGA